The segment AGGCCCGAGAGACCGCTCATCCGGTGCTTCCCAGCCTCGCCCCATAGACTCTAAACTCCAAGCAACAAGCAGAGCTATTTTTCTTCCCAAGATGCTCAGCGCCGCCATTCGGAGGCGAATCCTCGCCCCAACTCACAATGCTCTCCGCACCGGCTTCGCCTCTCATATTGTGAGATACTATGCCTCTTTTCCGGACCACCAGGTTGTCAAGATGCCTGCTCTCTCCCCGACTATGCAGGCCGGCAATATTGGTTCTTGGCAGAAGAAGGCTGGCGATTCCGTTGCCCCTGGTGATGTCCTGGTAGAGATTGAGACCGATAAGGCCCAGATGGACTTTGAATTCCAGGAGGAGGGTGTAATTGCCAAGATTCTGAAAGAATCCGGCGAGAAGGACGTCGCGGTCGGCAGCGTAAGTGTCTTGGTTAATGCGAGCACAAAGATGCAACTCTTGGGTTCTTTTCTCCCCCTGTACACGTTGAGTGCTAATGTATGCTACGGATTTAGCccattgccattcttgtTGAGGAGGGAACCGATATCTCAGCCTTCGAGAAGTTCACCCTGGAGGATGCCGGTGGTAATGCGCAGCCAGCTCAGCCCAAGCAGGAAGAAAAGTCCGAATCGCAACCCGCTCCGTCGTCAGCCCCTGCGACCTCTGCCGAGCCAGAGCAATACTCATCCGAGGGCAAGCTTGAGACTGCCCTTGACCGTGAGCCCAACGTTGCCCCTGCCGCTAAGCGACTTGCGCGTGAAAATGGTATCGGCCTGGATGGCGTCAAGGGGACTGGAAAGGGCGGGAAGATTACAGAGGAGGATGTAAAGAAGGCTATCAGCAGTCCCGCTGTAGCATCTCCTGCCGCCACATTCGAGGATATTCCTCTGAGTAACATGCGCAAGACCATCGCCAGCCGCCTTCAGGAGTCAGTCCAGAAGAACCCACACTTCTTTGTGACCAGCTCGCTCTCCGTCACCAAACTGCTGAAACTCCGACAGGCATTGAACAGCTCTTCTGAGGGCAAGTACAAGCTCTCTGTCAACGACTTCCTCATCAAGGCTATTGCCGCGGCTAGCAAAAAGGTTCCTGCTGTCAACTCCAGCTGGCGAGAGGGCTCCATTCGCCAGTTCAACACCGTTGACGTGTCCGTTGCTGTTTCCACCCCGACGGGCTTGATCACCCCCATTGTCACTGGTGTAGATGCCCGTGGCCTCGAGTCCATTTCTGGaaaggtcaaggagctgGCTAAGAAAGCTCGCgacaacaagctcaagcCTGAGGAGTACCAGGGCGGtaccatctccatctccaacatgGGAATGAACGCTGCTGTCGACCACTTTACTGCTGTCATCAATCCCCCTCAAGCTGCTATTCTCGCCGTTGGTACCACCAAGAAGGTTGCCGTGCCCGTGGAGAACGATGATGGCACCACCGGTGTCGAGTGGGATGACCAGATCACCGTCACTGCCAGCTTCGACCACAAGGTCGTTGATGGCGCCGTCGGTGCTGAGTGGATCCGTGAGTTCAAAAAGGTCATTGAGAACCCTCTTGAGCTGCTTCTGTGAGCAGCTAGGCAACAAATGTCAAGCGGAGCGATGAAGCGAACATAGCCGGAGAGTTCGTGGGAAAGCATGCCTTATAGAGTTAGCGAGGATCCAGAATGACAATGGATCGAAGAGAGGTAAAGCATTGGTGAAAATGTAACCATCCTTTGCCCGTGTCAAAAGGACGATGGCAAGACTCCATGCCCGTGTACAATGACCCTTGATTAATACTGTATTTCAGGTAGGGAGACTATTTCCAGCTTGTACATTGGCTCATTATTCTCTCTCTCCTGTGCTGCAGGAAATCTATCTTATTTTAAATGTATTTTGATCGGTTCGGTTGCGAAATCATGCCGCTGTCAATGGCAAATACTTTTTCCTACTTGCGTGCCAACAACACGGTTGCTTTGGTTATGATGTAATATCTGGGCGCCAATAAACCTTTGCCAGGTCTCCAGCCGCCGCGGTGAGGTACGGACAGAAGGCTGCGGCACAGCACAATGATCCTAGGCGACAGACAACGAAAAACTGGTGTTAGTCTTGATGAACGTAAAAACGTCCAGACTACGACGGCGGCAGCCCACCCATACGATGCAGAGGTGAATACAAATTTGCCTCcaagatatatatacattTGACTCCCTCTGGAGTCTAGTCGTCTCTTCCCCCCCTACCCCCAGTGCCATTATTTCAACCCGCAGTAGCCCGTACTTCCCACCTCTACAGGCCATGAACACAGCACCGAACCAAGCCAGGGCAACACCGGACTGAGGCGGCTCATCCCCAGGACGACGGAAAGGGGCATGATTATTGATATACATATGAAAATGCCCTTGTTTCCTGGCGCCGATCCGCCGTGGGATtacggcgacggcgccgcccgAAAGTGATGCAAAAATCGAACACGACGGTGAGCGTGGATGTCCGGACGACGCTGTCGGGACACAACGGCTCCAAGTGATGATGCAAAGTTTatctttctttcttcaagTTCGATACTATTAAAAAGTTGGAATAATCATGTTTCAGAAGAATGCCGCCGTGCCACAGAATTCTCAGTTCACTGTTGGTGTGTGTTTCTATGCTAGCACAGGCTGGCCACAGCCATCCCGCGACCGCTACCTTTAGAAgagggcaatggcagcattgaAACTATCTAGCGATTCCAGACAGCTCGGCATGGAGTTCTGGTGACGTATCCATCCAGCCGTGAATCCAAGAACAAAGTCAACAGCATTGGTGTAAGTGCGGCTTCGGTGAATTCCCCCCTAACCAGCCAATGAGCGCTTCGGAAAGCTCGGGCATTTCGTCATCTCAGCCCGTGTCTCTCTCGCTCTTACACAACGGGTTACGTATGTCGCAGCGTCAGCTTCAGATGTGAAATTTCCTATTTGACGTCGGTTTACTCCTTGCTACCCTTCTGTATTCACCGAACGCAGGGACTCAATACCCCGAGGTTGGATTCCTCGCAGACTCACCGAATCAGATTGGCAGACTTGTGCCACCCAGGAAATGTCGAGCCAAGATCAagcatcctcctccaacGACGGAGATACTGGTGCGCGGGGTGCACCGGCCGACATTCCTGAAAAGAAACGGAGACGTCCTCCGCTTGCCTGTGAGCAGTGCAGAAGGCGAAAGATAAAGTGCGACAGGAATTCACCGTGTGGACACTGTACCCGGGCAAGAATTCCCAACTGCACGTACGCTCCCATCTACATCCCAGAGTCCAAGGCGGGGAGGAAAACATCCTCTAAGCTGCCGAGTACCAGGGCTGGTGGTGCAGCACAGAGGCCGGTGCTGCCAGCTCCATCTCCAGACGCAAAACCCACGACAGGAGAAGGGCGCGAAGTTGTAACCGAGTCTCTTGGCCCGTCCAAGGCCTCATCCAGCGGTCCGAGTTCCAATGTCGGCTCAGCTTCTGACTCGTCCAACGTCGATTGGTTGATTGCCAGAGTCCATGAACTCGAAGACAAGCTTGCCAATGTCGTTCACATCACCGAGCCCAGGGGCAATTCCTTCGTCTCAGGAAAAGAGGACTCGGTGGCTCCCCTTGCTGGAGTCATCTCCAAAACAAGATACTTCGGAAACAGCCACTGGATAACTGTTACTGATTTGGTATGCctgcctttcttcttcttactTCTTGGTCACTGTAGATACTTCTGGCTAACGTCGAATGAACAGCTCCCAACAGAATTCGCCATACTCGGGCGTGCTGAAGCAGACAAGGCTGATGTATACCACACGCTAGTTAAATGCAAAACCCTAGGTCGCAAAATTAAGAAGAATCGCCAGCGGCCTCTGTCTTCTGAGAAACTTGGGGATACAATTCCGCTGAAAGAACTCGCCGATCAACTGATAGAGAATTACCTGCGCACTTTTGAAGGTGTCTTGCGCATTCTTCATGTGCCAACCTTCCGCCTCGAATATGAGAAATATTGGCAGAACCCTGGTGCCGCCAATATGTGTTTCGTGATGCAAATGCAACTCTGTTTGGCTCTCGGTGCCACTATATACGATGAAATATTTTCCATGAGGGCCATGGCGATGCATTGGGTCTACGAGGCCCAGCTATGGCTGATGCTCCCGGCGGAGAAGAGCAAAATGACGATTCCCGGTATACAAAACCTATGTCTCTTAGTACTGGCCAAGTCCTGCTGTGGCGTCGGCCAGGACCTCACTTGGATAACGATGGGCAGTCTTGTAAGAATGGCCATGTACATGGGTCTTCATCGAGACCCAAAACATCTGGGGAAGATGACTGTTTACAGAGCCGAGATTCGCCGGCGCCTATGGGCCACGGTTTTGGAGCTGAACTTGCAGTGTGCGTTCGAGGCTGGCGGTTCTCCGTTGCTTCATACCACAGACTATGATACTGAACCCCCTGCCAACTTTAACGATGACCAGCTGGTCGATGAAAACGATGGCGAGATACCTGTAGGACCATCGTCTGACACACCGACCGAGACATCTGTCCAGCTTGCCATCCTCAAGTCGCTCCCGCTGCGGCTCAATCTTCTCAGGCTTGTCAACGACTTTCGCGCATCACGCCCATATGATGAAATACTGCGATTAAACTCGGAGCTGACAAAGGCCTGCCGAGAGCTGTCACACAAGCTATCCTGTCTGCAGACGAAAGATGCCGGCTCAAGAGGTTCGACAATCAACTACTTCCACGTCTCGGTGGCGGAACTCTTCCTGTATCGGTTTTTCCACGCGCTTCATCTAACCGCCATCGCAAAGTCCTTCAACGATCatagattttatttttccCGAAGAATGTGCCTGGACAGCGCACTCAAACTTCTCAGCCTCTGGGGTTTGTCGGGCAAGCCGTTGAACACACAGGCCGAGGGTCAAATGGACTTTGTGCGAATCGTGGACAATGCCTCTGGGCTTTTCCGTTACATCAATGTGCAGTCGTTATTCTTCGTCGCTGTAGAGCTCATTCATCAGAAACAGGGCCATTCGGTCAGCCTCGGGTATATTCCTTCCATTGGCGACTCCGACCTGCGAGCCTGTTTGGAGTCTGCAAAGTCCTGGTCTTTGGAGCGGGTTCGGGCGGGGGAGACCAACGGCAAGGGCCACTGCTTTCTAGCAGCGTGCCTGGGCCATATTGATGCTCTCACCTCAGGCCTGTCTCAGGAAGAGGTGGACACGGCGATTCTGCGAGGGGCGACGGAATCAGCAAACAGCTGCTTGGTAGCTCTCACCGAGGTGGCCAAGAGAGAGGGAGTGCCGTCCGAGGAGTCGACGCCCGAACCGACGGACATGGATGGCGTCACCAACATGCCACTCGAGTGGATGGGTGATTGGGCGTGGGATGACATGAGCGGCATATCATGGGAACCATGGTCCCAGAACACGTTCGGCGGCGGGATGGAGCAGAGTCTTCCTGGGCACTTTTAGCTTTAACGAGTGCAGTTAATTGCCAGGGACGAGCTACCTCAGGTATATTGAACAACGGAAGAATGGGGATGGCGGCGCAATTGGCAGGCGATGCTCCGCTTGCCACCCGCGCCTTGTATTATTGTCACGACCAGTACTACTaggagtagtagtagtattataTAGAAGTATTCCCTGCATTTGCAGGTGAAGGAGTTTTGCTGTCAAGTTTCAGCCATGGGCAGGGCAAAAAGGGCTCTCAACGCAACTCACTGTAGCAACAATACAACATTTCACTGCTATAATAGAAGCGCTTGACATCGGCTATCAGAATGTTGTTTACCAATCTGGCGTCTTGCATATGGCACAGGTTACCATTGCATCGGCATTGCATTGCCGCCTGTTCCGGCCCATCTTTTCGTTCCTGTCGCTGCCGCATCCCCTGCATGGAGGGCAAAAGGGTCGTCGATCAATATACGAAGCTAGACAAATTGGTACGAGTCCGCGGTTTCCTCAGAACGCACAAACTGATAGTGCGTGTCGTGCCTTCCCAGATGCAAAATAATACCAGTTCCTTGTTGTCGTGAACGACGGACCGTATGCAAGGAACACGGTTTGattcccaccagaccagacctgATAGAATTCGAGAAACGCAGGCCGTCCAGACTAGGCCGGCCCTCTCCAGAGCATTCTTTTGGCCCCGCGGCCCAACAGGATATAGACAAGACACTCTGCAATATAGCAACAAGCGCACTCCGCGCTCTGCCCACAATGACCCGCATCACCACAGTCGTCCTGGCCATATTGGCTCTTACCACCGACGCTCGCCGGCCTACCGCGGCGAAAAAGGGATGCACATTTCttacgacgacgacatttCTTCGCCAGACAACATCGCCGCACTGGCCCCAGTGCTCGTTTGACGGCACGGAGCGCATCTACAGCTCCACAGTCA is part of the Metarhizium brunneum chromosome 4, complete sequence genome and harbors:
- the mrp-3 gene encoding Dihydrolipoyllysine-residue acetyltransferase component of pyruvate dehydrogenase complex; protein product: MLSAAIRRRILAPTHNALRTGFASHIVRYYASFPDHQVVKMPALSPTMQAGNIGSWQKKAGDSVAPGDVLVEIETDKAQMDFEFQEEGVIAKILKESGEKDVAVGSPIAILVEEGTDISAFEKFTLEDAGGNAQPAQPKQEEKSESQPAPSSAPATSAEPEQYSSEGKLETALDREPNVAPAAKRLARENGIGLDGVKGTGKGGKITEEDVKKAISSPAVASPAATFEDIPLSNMRKTIASRLQESVQKNPHFFVTSSLSVTKLLKLRQALNSSSEGKYKLSVNDFLIKAIAAASKKVPAVNSSWREGSIRQFNTVDVSVAVSTPTGLITPIVTGVDARGLESISGKVKELAKKARDNKLKPEEYQGGTISISNMGMNAAVDHFTAVINPPQAAILAVGTTKKVAVPVENDDGTTGVEWDDQITVTASFDHKVVDGAVGAEWIREFKKVIENPLELLL
- the lepB_5 gene encoding Transcription factor lepE translates to MSSQDQASSSNDGDTGARGAPADIPEKKRRRPPLACEQCRRRKIKCDRNSPCGHCTRARIPNCTYAPIYIPESKAGRKTSSKLPSTRAGGAAQRPVLPAPSPDAKPTTGEGREVVTESLGPSKASSSGPSSNVGSASDSSNVDWLIARVHELEDKLANVVHITEPRGNSFVSGKEDSVAPLAGVISKTRYFGNSHWITVTDLLPTEFAILGRAEADKADVYHTLVKCKTLGRKIKKNRQRPLSSEKLGDTIPLKELADQLIENYLRTFEGVLRILHVPTFRLEYEKYWQNPGAANMCFVMQMQLCLALGATIYDEIFSMRAMAMHWVYEAQLWLMLPAEKSKMTIPGIQNLCLLVLAKSCCGVGQDLTWITMGSLVRMAMYMGLHRDPKHLGKMTVYRAEIRRRLWATVLELNLQCAFEAGGSPLLHTTDYDTEPPANFNDDQLVDENDGEIPVGPSSDTPTETSVQLAILKSLPLRLNLLRLVNDFRASRPYDEILRLNSELTKACRELSHKLSCLQTKDAGSRGSTINYFHVSVAELFLYRFFHALHLTAIAKSFNDHRFYFSRRMCLDSALKLLSLWGLSGKPLNTQAEGQMDFVRIVDNASGLFRYINVQSLFFVAVELIHQKQGHSVSLGYIPSIGDSDLRACLESAKSWSLERVRAGETNGKGHCFLAACLGHIDALTSGLSQEEVDTAILRGATESANSCLVALTEVAKREGVPSEESTPEPTDMDGVTNMPLEWMGDWAWDDMSGISWEPWSQNTFGGGMEQSLPGHF